In Coffea arabica cultivar ET-39 chromosome 9e, Coffea Arabica ET-39 HiFi, whole genome shotgun sequence, the genomic window AGTTAGAACAGCTTGATGTTAAGACAGCTTTCTTGCATGGcaaacttgaagaacaaatttatatgaAGCAACCCCGgggttttgaaattgaatgtaaGGAAGACCATGTTTGCTTATTGAATAAATCCTTATATAGATTGAAGCAGTCTCCAAGACAATGGTATAAGAGATTTGATTCCTTTATGTTGGGTCATGGTTATTTAaggagcatgtatgatagttgtgtttacttCCAGAAATTAAatgatggttctttcatttacttattgttatatgttgatgacatgctcattgctgccaagaatttgtcagaaattcacactttgaaactgcagttaaatagtgaatttgaaatgaaagattttggaGCAGTTAAGAAAATTCTTTGCATGGATATCAAGCGAGATCGAGGAGTAGGGAAATTGTTTTTGACCCAGAAAAATTATCTTGAGAAAGTCttggagcgttttggcatgaaagatgctaaaccagTATCTACTCCTCTTGCTAGCCATTTTCGGCTATCGACTGCTCAATCACCACAATCAGATGAAGAGGAAGATTAAATGGCACGGGTTCCTTATTCCAGTGCAGTCGGCAAtattatgtatgcaatggtttgtactcGTCCAGATATTGCACAAGTAGTCAGTATtgttagcagatatatgtcttgcCCTGGTAAAGCACATTGGCAGGCTGTGAAGTGAattctcagatacttgcgaggtacttcaaatgcatgtttagagtttggaagaaataataacGCTTTGGTTGATTTTGTAGATTCAGACTACGCTGGGGATCTTGACAGGAGAAGATCACTTTCAGGCTATGTATTTTGCATTGGCAAATGtgctgttagttggaaagctactctacaacctatcgtagctttgtctactacaaaagcagaatatatggctatgaccgaggcaatcaaagaagccttGTGACTGAAGAGTTTATTTAGCGAGCTAAGTCTATATCAATGTGTTACTGTTATTCACTGTGATAGTTAAAGTgccatacacttgactaaagatcagatgtatcatgagaggacgaAACACATTGATGTGAAGTATCACTTCATTCGGGATATCATTGCTGAGGGAAAAGTCCTTATTTAGAAAATCAATACTAAGGACAATCTAGCCGATATGTTTACGAAACCTCTTCcagtttacaagttcaagcagtGCTTGGACTTGGTTGGTGTTCGTTATTGGTGATTTAAGCCCATTGGGGCTTATGTGGAGAAGGTGGAGCAGTTTTTTGGTGGGACCCaaaattatgccaaggtggagatttgttgactTTTCAACGCCCACCACGGTTGAATTGGTGGCAAAATTTTGCATCCCACATCAACAAAGGCTTGAGGAAAGCCTTCTCTGGTTACCTATAAATAAGGCTTCCTATGAAGGAATTAAttgcaccactcaagagagttatatgggctattagtttcttgagtcatctaacccatttagtcaaatattttaggctctcttgttttgagtttagaaatattttctaaactcttttgtaagtgccttttggcctaggaaccactttcctacggtttttgtatttctttttcatagtagaaatattgctcctccctcgcccgtggacgtaggtcaatttgaccgaaccacgtaaatcttctgtgtcttttatttgctttattatttgTCTTTATTGGGTTGCCGCAACccttttatatggtcggttttaccgcctaattatttTATGGCTGGTGTCTACAGCCTAAacattatatggtcggttataccgcctaatTTGTGCTaactttagtttgtttattcctGGGTCAGTCCTAAGAAATAGTTTAAACGGTGGGGTAAATTtagaattttctatttttgcaTTACACATTTCTACTTATTCATACCCTGTCTATATTCATTTATACCATGCCTCCACTTGTTTACACCTCAGGGACAAATTAGTTTGAACAGTAACTTGCGAGACCCATGATCCAATTATATCCCCCTTATTCCCAAGAACTTCAGGTGGTTCCCAAGCATATAAATTTATCCTGGCCAAGTAAAAAATGTTAAAACTCCTATTGGTTATTGGCTACATGATTTAAGGTGAATAAGAACTTTTGGTTAAAGGAAGCAGGAAAGTACTATATAACATCAATGGATGACATGTATTAGGAGAGCCTTCTTTCCTTCTGTCGCACTTCAGTCAACAATTTTATTTAAGTAAAATAAGTTTCATATTTTAGGAACTACAGTctcccattttaaaatttagggattaaaattaaatttcagATATAATTAAATGGTATAAAGTGAAATTAACCCAATATTGTATGTGTGTTAATCCCATAGATGTTATACTTGCATTCTTTGATTAAAAATGAAGAGGCTTCCTTTGTCATGATAAAATAGTGCCAAAAAAGCCCTACTTTTAACTTTTTAATTAGATGttatattttgtttcaaaccCCCGATGCTTGAGGAAAAACAAATGCTTGAGAAAGTCACAATAAATTTTAGACATTAtcaacttagaaaaatcttCCCCAATTGAAtgctattcttttcttttttaattaattgcTAGAGGGCTCGTGAAATGCACGATAAATTTGCCATTGTATTTGATCAGTacaaaaataatcaaagtagAAATTTATATCTGAAATCTTGAGACAAAATGTTCGAGTAAAACAAGTGTAAGTCCTATAGCTTGTCGATTTATTTATTGACTACGAAACAtagctgcttttttttttaagtaatacAATTTAGCAGGTACATATCATCTAAAAGATTAGAATACGCATAACGGTCCATCAATTTCTAcaagaaatgcagcaagtgagaTAGCCACCATTGCCATAAATAGGGaggattttttcaaaaatttattaatattgtATCAATTCAATCAAATTCAAGTCATTCAAAAGTTTAAGCAGATTGTTCTAAACATTTAACATTGTAAAGGTTTTGTAGTTTAAAATTTTGTCCGTAGTAACTAATGTAGACTTTTGACTCAAATTCGGATCTGATCCCGGGgtggttttttaattttttactaaGAGACATTGCATATATGGAAGGTATTTGAGCATCTTGTGTGACCATGTTGTAACTTCTTATggacttaaaaaaaatgaatcttCTTGAGGACCCGATCTTTCAGTGGCTGAAACTTGAAGACCAAGTTAAATCACTTAATACTTTGCCTGAGATATATATAATTGTGGTTGTCAAATTAACAGAAAAAAATTCAGAAACATGCGTGTACGGCCTGCTCTGCATCATGCATATTGGTCTTCTTATCAATATGCCTCTTTCCCCAAGAAAAAATCATAGCAATCACAAAATTGATCCGAGAAACAATTTGGCTATATGGTGCTCATCAAGGTATGGGGGAATAAGTAAAATTTCAGGTACTTTCATACACATgcaatttcaaaatattcataTTTATGATCTTTTTCTTCTGTACtgcaataaatattttttttttgtcgaaacgatagGAGAATTTCATTATAGTAAAGAAACTACATGTGCGAGCAACGGCTCGAGAGAACTATACAAAAAGTGTTTAAAGACACTGAGGAAAATTCCTTTCCTCATCCATAATAATGCCTAAGGCATCAGCACTAAGCTTTTTTCTATCTATCATATTTTCTTCCCTTCCCAAACAAAAGGAGCACATGCAAAACAATCTTTGCATATTAGAGATATCCTCCAGCAATGTAGCCATTTTGCTATCCAAGGGTCTTTGATGTGTTATTTGTTTCAACAGCTCCTTGCTATATAGGTTGAGCCTGACTCTACTCCACTGATGTTGCACAACTTTGCATAAGACCAGTTTTAGTGCAAGCGCATCATCTAAGACTTTGTTCCCCAGGCTTCTCTCTTTCAACGCCCATTCTGCAATTCTCGTGCTTGAATTTATCCTAGCTGTGACTCCAATGCCAAGATTGTTCAGTCCTTTCTTTGTAGTTGTTGCCATATCCATGACTATAGTTCTTTCAGCTTCATTGCCCTGACTTTGTTGTTCATGCATGTAGGCTGTTTCTTCTGTACTCTTTCTATCTTTCAATTTCTCCACTTCCACTTGCTCTAGCTATTCTTTATGTGCTCTTTCTACTGTTCTCATTGGTGTGGATCTAGTTGAGCTCtcaaattcctttttatttctaTCTTTCCATACCTGCCACAAAATATTTGTAATCAGACCAATATGTTCCCTCCCTTCTAGTCTTTTCCTTGCTTCTGAGATTCTGAGCCACCATTATTTGAAGTCTCCCTACTGGTCCTTAGCCCCATCCCATTGAATAGGAGTTGCCTTCCATATGTCCACCGTGTGAGGGCAGTTTAGCAATAAATGTTCAATTGTTTCCTGTGCCTCTCTACAGGTTCTGCACATAGGATCACCCATTCCTGTTCTTTTACTCACTACTTCTCTTACTGGGAAGGCTCATTTTATACATTTCCAGATGAATACcttgattttgtgtttaatgttGAGCCTCCAGAGTGTGTTCCACAtctgtgtcacttgttgactctCATCTATGTAATTTGAGCTAGCTTCCTCGGAGTTGCGTTTCCTTGCATTACTGTTTttctctgtgacagccccaccttaccctaaggcgaaccaaagggttcggcggaccgcctgcccaactctcgccaggactaacggttcgatATAGCACGGGCTAATAAAATTCGGaacttaccaacgcgggtaaacaaatcaaaatgttaaaAGTGAAACCGAAGTctgctatgaatagtaaccgacccgtcagaacccaaccgaaatagcaagcaaacattcacatctgaactttagcgattacattccaaaatgacatacaaaagttttcaaaagttaatatatatacacggtttgccaaatcaaaagagaaaacgccccaaaagtacacttagggttttaatcaatgagctatacaaaagacatgcccaactagctcaattcagcaaccatttatcaaatccagtccaaaagtgtttattttcctgtaaggaaaacaaaaggaacagaaaggggtgagcttgcgctcaatgaggtaccaaacagatagcattaaaatcatagcatttcacatttaacaaatcagatacacatgtcagatgtaaagtaaagtaaccaatgattcaaatcagaaggatacaggtggctctcaggagccaaatttccagcgcaatacttgatccaaaccggttgactctccgtcaacgtatatagaaccaacgcgtccgtagacctcacttcgcaccgaattccgtccaccaaacacccctttaccggccCCGCTAACCGTATTCGAacataaatggtaatactcgagtatacccggaatcaagggtctcaatacccaaaatccccaaacagactaccgtggttcgttatctaatcgtccaggcccttgccggcccgactcgaataacttaaccacaggattgagctcataggtcatagaaatccgaacagatgcagacacaaataacagattcagattttgcatagtaaattggcatatgaacagacaagagaacgagtgtgataaagtacaccctcgtctcaaacaaattaaacagattgcagagcagaaatcaagttaaacagcaatggaggggagtggtacactcaccggctcaacttcaaaagttttcacttcagattggccttaatcgccaagtaaccctaaaataatcaaaataaaccaattgaaggtttcatatccaaatcgagcaaccggaatgcacaagtgaggcccgactacacgtcgtatgccttgccaaataaatactaatgcaagggtgcaaaaacatgattttcttggaaacaaaaaggtaacatgaagacttaggcgcaaacaacccaaaagcctttcatttctaccaaaaggcaaatccaacttaaaggaaccaaacggcctagaaaatcgggcagcacttcccctaaatttcttatttttccagcccttaaggcttcactattacctcaaatcagtcccaacatctcacacaaaagtcatctcatttcccaaaagccgttcactaggctcaaagtagtacaagtacaaaagttagctaggaaatgatcggaatgaaaacaagccttaaaactattcaaataaacacaataagattcgtttacaagtcataaaccaaggccaagtattaccaaaataaggttccataagaatatataagcattaaaggaaaccagaaaatccggaaatggaaataagttttaacccaagaaaacagtttttgacgtcattttgcggttttggcaccaatgacactacgattgtcggatgagggtgcaagacccaccatttcgaagttaaaagacagggctacaacatcacagaaggtcactcagcccagttttgagtgcaaaccggtcaaaaatacaagatacttcatcaacaacgtaaaacagattcaccaaaatgcatttaagcggaaacatcataactcaggctctacaagtccaaatctagaaattccaaaaccagttgaaagataagaagcagggctaaatttcatcagaagacctcaacaaccaattcggaagcaattccagccaaaacaaccaattacagtcgcaaatcccaatttcgggtaaaccagaacagcaatagtaatttcaacttttctcactctacacaactccgattgacctgaaatattgtagacacctctaaaatgtcattctgtacaactttcatgttttgagctaagaccaattcggcctctatctaggacctaaaaattcagacagaatgttcatcacaaaaccctcacttttcaatttttggtccaaaacagaaattggttgcaattaatcacttttcccacctcatagagttcttaaacatcatttccaatcatcaaacatagccacacaatcatgcttatattaaaacagaaaattctccaaaaataataaaacttcattatTTCAACcccaaatcatgaattaatccataaacttgcatcttatacaaccactaagcatgctttaagcatcaattaaaggaggagggtggttctacacaacttacctttaaaacaagagagagagagctatgggtcaccttaactttccaaacaacttcacacaccaactcacaatcactacttgaagaggttttatggaaggaattcaagattaaacgattagtttgtgagattggacaagattggagcaagaaacttggaagcttttctttcttttcttgtaagaggaggttcggccaagcttgaaggaaaaatggaagatttttggtcaattttgatattaatttggtaaaggcatgaatagtggtcaaatggcaagactaactcttatggtgacacttgtcaccttttattaaatatctacctaacttgtctccctcatatcaatccacttagcaccctctacttatctcctagcacccggtaaaataattccagtattcaaaacttaatctagttggccgaaattttccgaacttttcgcactagtgggtcccacgtccaaaatacgctcttagtttctcaaaatctattcaatactagaaaaatcatctaaaaactatatttactcataaaatttatctagaaaatttttcggatacagaaagtgcagaaaacaagccattgaaaacaagaaaaccgagaaatataataaaacctagaaaatggaaaaattacgggttctcacactctctcccccttaaggaaatttcgccctcgaaattttaccttccaaatttaaagtaaccaatggcctgtaccttcttcgtcgtcagagtcagaagaaatgAGGTTCtttattccagtcccttctccacttgacggtccagggtcggtcttggttgactgttgggttcccttcttttcgggcactaaacccgggcaattagcaatcagatgctcggcgctcccacaacacagacatctcctcccctttaaccaacaatctacttccatatgattggattttctacaataactacaatttgtcacaccacccgatccacggcccctcttagcaaatggccttccagttttaccctttttctttgcatggaagatcttcagttgtggccttgcatTTCCTAtcttttgagcttcctctggaatccCCATAAAAGTATTGCTTTGTGTCATTGCTactgtctccttggaaatctcttcgtatttcctctttagctccatgttttggtgtaaaagctcaagtttctccgaatactcttgcttccatcgcccttcccagtactcggttagcctcatttgaacctctatttcgtctcggagaaccgaaatttcctgatacggatcaatccaatgtgtcatcttacggaagtgctggaactcggatgctagcctgtcgggcaaaacaatgggtcataatacattcctaagtacaagtggcactctcggtccttgtccagctattgtttcccttttcttctcttgattcttggcctcgcttagttccacggccacgaccacgacCACATCCGTGTTTCCGTctttcttacatatatatatatattttttttcctctccttttttcCCCCCCAAAGAtactttagtaaataaacatagcaataggaaatggactaaagtatctaaaattgaggccaccaattacacaaataaacatatatgcacataacactccacatatcaaggaaacaaatgatcaaatata contains:
- the LOC140014560 gene encoding secreted RxLR effector protein 161-like, with translation MARVPYSSAVGNIMYAMVCTRPDIAQVVSIVSRYMSCPDSDYAGDLDRRRSLSGYVFCIGKCAPIGAYVEKVEQFFGGTQNYAKVEIC